From Pseudomonas fluorescens, one genomic window encodes:
- a CDS encoding TolC family protein — MQKNAHRILSSALVSTLLLSACSSLEPKPSTEEENRQRILADQSRMYSAQEPVTAPLTFYDAAARALKYNLDYRLKLMESALASDLRDVSSHEMLPRLVASAGYAGRNNDSGGTSIGIEDRQVSLRPSTSEERYRQLYGLGLSWSLLDFGVAYYRTQQKSDQILMAEERRRKVAQNVLQDVRNAYWRALGAQRLMPEVDKLLMRTHTALTSAREAEQRGLLPQQEILAYQRALLDSIYLLTVRRQDLEFAQAELAALMSLPPGSKMVLADTTDPRLPEVRQSMAQLEQLSLEHRPEIMEEWYRKRVNQKDLDIAKAQLWPNVSVDFGYRYDSNKYLYNSDWMNTGVQVSMNLLRLLQLPSLNAAQQSQSETDDTRRVALSMAILTQVRVGTLRYQLARQEVEFTEESLRVDRSLLDYAQAAKTGALGSELEVIRSEGRYLLSRYQREAAFSSAQAAWGRLYNSIGLDVLPSEIDKHDIKTLSREIQRTLNEQEQQRLLITQQGTSNAQNRP, encoded by the coding sequence ATGCAGAAAAATGCCCATCGGATTCTCAGTAGCGCCCTCGTCTCGACCCTGCTGCTCAGTGCCTGTTCTTCACTGGAGCCCAAGCCGAGTACCGAGGAGGAAAACCGTCAACGCATTCTTGCCGACCAGTCGCGCATGTATTCCGCCCAGGAACCGGTGACCGCGCCCCTGACCTTCTACGATGCGGCCGCCCGGGCCCTGAAATACAACCTCGACTACCGCTTGAAACTGATGGAAAGCGCCCTGGCCTCGGACTTGCGCGACGTCTCCAGCCACGAAATGCTCCCGCGACTGGTGGCCTCGGCCGGTTACGCCGGGCGCAACAATGACTCCGGCGGTACCTCGATCGGCATCGAAGACCGCCAAGTCAGCTTGCGGCCCTCGACCTCCGAAGAGCGTTATCGCCAGCTCTATGGACTGGGCCTGAGCTGGAGCCTGCTGGACTTCGGCGTGGCCTACTACCGTACCCAGCAGAAATCCGACCAGATCCTGATGGCCGAAGAGCGCCGGCGCAAAGTCGCGCAGAACGTCTTGCAGGACGTGCGCAATGCTTACTGGCGGGCCCTGGGCGCGCAACGGCTGATGCCGGAAGTCGACAAGCTGCTGATGCGCACCCACACCGCACTGACCTCAGCCCGCGAGGCCGAGCAACGGGGCCTGTTGCCGCAGCAGGAAATTCTCGCCTACCAGCGGGCCCTGCTTGATTCGATCTACCTGCTGACCGTGCGTCGCCAGGATCTGGAATTCGCCCAGGCCGAACTGGCAGCCCTGATGTCGCTGCCGCCGGGCTCGAAGATGGTCCTCGCCGACACCACGGATCCGCGCCTGCCGGAGGTCCGGCAGAGCATGGCTCAGCTCGAACAGCTGTCGTTGGAGCACCGTCCGGAAATCATGGAAGAGTGGTACCGCAAACGGGTTAACCAGAAAGACCTGGACATTGCCAAGGCGCAACTCTGGCCCAACGTCAGCGTGGACTTCGGTTATCGCTATGATTCCAACAAGTACCTGTACAACAGCGACTGGATGAACACCGGCGTGCAGGTGTCGATGAACCTGCTGCGCCTGCTGCAATTGCCGTCCCTCAACGCCGCGCAACAGTCCCAGAGCGAGACCGACGATACCCGGCGTGTCGCGCTGTCGATGGCGATCCTGACTCAGGTGCGGGTCGGCACCCTGCGTTATCAGTTGGCGCGTCAGGAGGTCGAGTTCACCGAGGAAAGCCTGCGGGTCGACCGCAGCCTGCTCGACTACGCCCAGGCGGCGAAAACTGGCGCCCTGGGTTCGGAACTGGAGGTGATTCGTTCCGAAGGCCGTTACCTGCTTTCGCGTTACCAGCGCGAGGCGGCGTTCTCCAGTGCCCAGGCGGCCTGGGGCCGGCTGTATAACTCGATTGGCCTGGACGTGCTGCCGAGCGAAATCGACAAGCACGACATCAAGACCCTGTCCCGGGAAATCCAGCGCACATTGAATGAACAGGAGCAGCAACGCCTGCTCATCACCCAGCAAGGAACGTCGAATGCGCAAAACCGCCCTTGA